caaagccttACACTTTTTACTTCtatctcttgcctgattgctctgggtaggacttctagtactacgTTGAATAAGAATGGTAAAAAtggacacccttgtcttgttctagaTGTTCTGAGgattgctttcaacttttctccattcagCATAATGCTGGGTGTGACTTTGTCATGTATGGCTTTCACAAGGTATGTTCCTTTTATGCCtagttttttgatgactttttatCAAGAAGGGATGTTAAAttgtttcaaatgctttttctgcatttattgagatgatcatatggtttttgttcttaattctatttatatgataAATCATacttattgatttacatatgttgaaccattcttgtaTCCTTGGAATAAAATTCACATGATCatggtgtattatctttttgatgtgctgttggatttctTTTACAAGTATTTTggtgaggatttttgtatctatgttcatcagggTATTGGTCTAtagtgttctttttgttgttgatattGTGTCCTTgtttggctttggtatcaaagtgATAGGGGCTACATAAAATGAattagggaggattccttcctcctcaatctttTTTGGTACAGTTTTAGGAGGCTTGGTACCCGTTCTTCTTTGTATGCTTTGTATAATTTGGCTGTGAATAATGAATaatgttaaaatggctatactgtGAAAAGTAATCCACATATTCAAtgcaatttttatcaaaatatcaatgccaTTTTTgcacagaatcagaaaaaaaaaatcctacaattcATGTGGAATCAAAAAAGAGCGTGAATAAGCAGAGCAatcctaaccaaaaaaaaaaaatacctggaagCATCACATAACCTGACCTCAAAATATACTGCAAGGCTATATTAGCAAACAGCATGGGACTGGTATAAAAATAgtcacatagatcaatggaacagaattgacAACCTGGAAATAAAGCCATATatctacagccaactgatcttttaCAAAGTGAACAAAAAGGTAACACTGGGTAAAGAACACCCTttgcaataaatggtgctgggaaaattgattTGCCACATACTAAAAAATGAAACTGACTCcctgtctctcaccatatacaaaagtcaactcaAGGTGGATCAACGATGTAAATGTCAGACCTGAAACTATTAAAGTGCTAGAAGAAAATCTAGGAACAATTTTTCTGGACAATGGTCTAGGCAAAGAACTCATGACTAAAACCTCAAAATAAACAtagacagggtggtgcctgtggctcagtcggtaaggcgccagccccatataccgagggtggcgggttcaaacccggcccccgctgaactgcaaccaaaaaaatagctgggtgttgtggcgggcgcctgtagtcccagctactcgggaggctgaggcaagagaatcgcttaagcccgggagttggaggttgctgtgagctgtgtgatgccacgccactctaccgagggccataaagtgagactctgtctctacaaaataaataaataaataaataaataaacatagacaaatggtacttaattaaactaaaaaagcttctgcacagaaaatgaaatagtctgcagaatgggagaaaatatttgcaaactatgcattGATAGGGGACTGATATCCTCAATTTACAAGGGCATCAAACAAATCAACCACaaaaaacaacctcattaaaaaatgggcaaagggtaAAGTAGCATATGAAAAACGCtgaacatcactagtcatcacCATTTCATTTAATGCAAATTAGAACCACAATTAGATAGCATCTCACACCAATCAGAGTGGCTAAAAGTTAGAAACTAACAGATGTTGAGAAGGATGTGAAAAAAAGGGGACACTTAAAAATTGTTGGTATGGGCATGGTCGCCCTGCTTGCTTCTGCTCCAGCCTGTTTGCGGAACGCTGGTGGACGCCAGggctgctgctgccgctgctgcccTGGCCTGGCTTACTGCCACACTCTTGGCTGCACGCCCCGCTCAGCCGCGCCATGCCGGTGGACATCAGCAAGTGGTCCGGGCCCTTGAGCCTGCAGGAAGTGGACGAGCGACCTCAGCACCCAATGCAGGTCGCCTACTTTGGGGCGGTGGTGGACGAGCTGGGCAAAGTGCTGACACCCACTCAGGTTAAGAATAGACCCACCAGCATTACCTGGGATGGTCTTGATCCAAGGAAACTCTACACCTTAGTCCTAACAGACCTGGATGCGCCCAGCAGGAAGGATCCCAAATACAGGGAATGGCACCATTTTCTGGTGATCAACATGAAGGGCAATGACATCAGCAGTGGCACAGTCCTCTCTGATTATGTGGGCTCAGGGCCTCCCAAGGGCACAGGCCTCCACTGCTATGTCTGGCTGGCTTATGAGCAGGACAAGCCACTGAAGTGTGATGAGCCTGTTCTCAGCAACCGATCTGGAGACCACCGTGGCAAATTCAAGGTGGTGTCATTCCGTAAAAAGTACCATCTTGGGGCTCCAGTGGCTGGCACATGTTACCAGGCTGAGTGGGATGACTATGTGCCCAAACTGTACGAGCAGCTGTCTGGGAAGTAGGGCAAAGCTTGGAGCATGAACTGCCCCATAGGCCCCAAGTAGTGTTCTCCAGTTCTGTGTTGCATGTAGGTTTCCCTTCTTTCCCGTTCCCCTGCACACAAAACAGGTGAGATCTGAGCAGAGAGTGTTCTAGGGTGACTTTCTACTGCCTGTTCTTATCATTTTAGATAGTCACACACCCCAGTTTGTGTTTTGATAAAATTTGAGTTTCATTTTGGTACTATGAAGGGGTCATCAAATTAATACAAGAACAGAAAGCcagaatttaaagaagaaaaaaatcctgtaaaAAGACCCATTGTCTATGGTAATAGAGCAAAGCATCAAAGAATCTTTAAGAGAGGTTAAAAAAAGGCAGGCGAGGGTATTGGTTGCCTCCGCGTTTGTGATCCTGAGTCCAGAATTGTGTGTGACAGCGTCTTCTGAGACTCATCACAGTGCTGTCTCACCAAGACAACCAGAAGCTGGCATTGAGGCTCATCCCCAACACAGCATATCTCAGATGGTTTAATAGGCGTCGGGGTCCAGCTCTGGCCCCTTAAAGAGCCATCCTGGAAGAATCTGTAGGGAAAGTGGCTTTGCTGCTGTGGAGACATGGCTGTCCAGACATGCGGCAATGCCAGCTGACAGTTTATCAGGAATCCTTAAATCTGTGTCTGTTAAATTTTTCAGTCTTCACTAGGTGAGAAAAGTCAGTTTGGAGTTGCTGAGTGTTTTGTTAATTCTGCTCTTTGCTTAtagttgaataaaaataaaaaccttgaatcaaaaaaataattgttggtagtaatgtaaattagtacaacctctatggaaaacaatatgatgATTTCTTGCAGAACTAAGAACAGAACTACCATTCCGACTAGCAATACctctactgggtatctacccaaagaaaaagaaattgttacaTCAAAAAAATACTGAACTTGTATGTTTATTGTAGTGCtattcataattgcaaaaatatgaaatcaacccTAGATTCCATCAAAAGATGataggatgaagaaaatgtggaatatattataattttttttaatttgatatacaatggaatattattcagccacaaaacaaatgaaaccctgTTTTTTGAagcaacatgaatggaactggaggccattattttaagtgaaacaactcTGAAGTAGAAAATCAAATCCCACATGTTCAtatttataagtgggagctaaataatgtgtacacatggaCATAGAGTGTGAAACAATAGtcattggagactcagaagggtgggaggaaaagagggatgagaaattacttaCCTGGTTCAAAGTACACTCTCTGAGTGGGtttacactaaaagcccagacttcaccactaaaTATATCTATGTGACAAAATGTCATTGTACCCTTTAAacttatacaaaattaaaaaaaatccatattctcGAAATTTGTTTATCAAAATGTTTCTGTTAAACTTTTCCTTTCACTAAAGGAGAACAGCTTATGATACATCATTAAAGCATGCTTACATTTCCCTTTTAAAGCCAGATAGCTATGTAAACCCATGTAATATGGATAAATGTAGAAAGAAACGTGATGTTATAATAACATATTCTGAACTTTTGCTTATCAAGGTGTTTCTCTGCCAAGTACTTCCTTCCATTTACTTATAGAAAACAGCTTATGATGCATCTTTAAGAAAACaagaatatatttgcatttaacAAGTGGATATGTGAACTAGTCCTTATCAATACCAATGCAGAAAGAAACGTGTTAATCTCAAAGGTTTTTGTTGAAGACTTAAccttcacaaaaagaaaatagttttataatgcatctttaaaataaaatcaaaagacttgcatcaaatcaagaaaaataattatttccccagccaataaaagaaatatttggctTCAGAATAGAATTCTCAGCTCTGTGTGGgtgatataaaataaacaaaagtccTAAATCCTAATATATCTCAGAGACTTATTAAATGAACAGGTTTTTGAATAATGCTTTACACAAAATAAATGTAGTAATTAATATACTATGGGCTCAGTACATAACTGCTTAATAGTTGTTAACATAATTCAAGAGACTGAGAAAATCTCCACATTCTTTGTGCTATTTAGCTCTTCATATTCCTTCCATGATAACCACAACAAACAACTTTTATGATGGGATCAGAAGAGAGAGATCCAGGTGACCTCTGGTTGGCAGGTCTCAGTTTATATCCATGGTGAAGGTCCTTGGAATCCATAAGACAACCTGAAAATCTTGGTTATCCACTCATTCGCTCCATATTTATTAAGAACCCTCTATGGACAAATGCTAAACTGTGTATCTCACTATGTGTCAGTGAGCAAAACAGGCAAAATGTCTatttgatatatacatacatatatttatgtataaatgtatatacataaaagctatttagaaaaataaaacaagtagagGAACCAAATCTACCAGCACCCTGATCTTGGGCTTCTGGTGAGCCATAGAACGGGCTCTGATTTGAGATGCAGCCATTTATGATAGATTGGCCAGGGAGACCGCAGGTTCCAGTTGGATGACTGTCAGCAAATGGCTGACGAGAAGCAGGCGGCTGAGTGAAGTGAGACAATAATTCAGGGAATGGATGGGAGAAGGGGGAGGACTTCCCTGGCAGGAGGAAATGTAAAGCCAGTAATTTTACATTTACACAAAGAAGGTAGTCTGAGCACACTAAGTAGAATAATTAGAGCTTGTGACACATTTCAGCTACCTAACTTAGTGTACAACTAGTtctatatagagagagagaagagtaGACATTGATATATATTAATACTTTTACTAAGTTAGTCTTGAATCCAATGCTGCCAATTCCAAGTTTCGCTAGTAatgactcttttttatttttatatagtataTGCCACAGCATGATTCCTtgcccaggggtggggaacctgtggccttctggttttaagattcttctttttaaaaaactcccaaaagag
The sequence above is a segment of the Nycticebus coucang isolate mNycCou1 chromosome 15, mNycCou1.pri, whole genome shotgun sequence genome. Coding sequences within it:
- the LOC128566862 gene encoding phosphatidylethanolamine-binding protein 1-like, coding for MPVDISKWSGPLSLQEVDERPQHPMQVAYFGAVVDELGKVLTPTQVKNRPTSITWDGLDPRKLYTLVLTDLDAPSRKDPKYREWHHFLVINMKGNDISSGTVLSDYVGSGPPKGTGLHCYVWLAYEQDKPLKCDEPVLSNRSGDHRGKFKVVSFRKKYHLGAPVAGTCYQAEWDDYVPKLYEQLSGK